The following are from one region of the Pelagibius sp. CAU 1746 genome:
- a CDS encoding PAS domain-containing protein, protein MHQAFDPEILPDSKLRRLYDYWRSRCDGGIYPSRQDIDPVAIPDLLPNIFLLDVIGDAQDFVFRLAGSLVEDAFSMPLRGKSIADIQKAAGTPIPVAHHIEVARGGGPRYREGEMLVAGRDHWKTHRLLLPLASDGQSVDVLMGGAIFLLGDRVNEMPTEPWSYSRHAGDPPLGF, encoded by the coding sequence GTGCATCAGGCCTTCGATCCGGAGATCTTGCCGGACAGTAAGTTGCGGCGCCTATACGATTACTGGCGATCTCGTTGCGACGGCGGGATTTATCCCTCGCGCCAGGATATAGACCCCGTCGCAATTCCCGACCTTCTGCCCAACATCTTTCTCCTGGACGTTATCGGCGACGCTCAGGATTTCGTTTTCAGGCTGGCCGGATCGCTGGTCGAGGACGCCTTCAGCATGCCGCTGCGCGGCAAGTCCATCGCCGATATCCAGAAAGCGGCCGGGACGCCGATTCCGGTGGCGCATCACATCGAGGTCGCCCGTGGCGGCGGCCCGCGCTACCGCGAGGGGGAGATGCTGGTTGCCGGGCGCGACCATTGGAAGACCCACCGTTTGCTGCTGCCGCTGGCCAGCGACGGCCAGTCGGTGGATGTGCTGATGGGCGGGGCGATCTTCCTGCTTGGGGACCGGGTGAACGAGATGCCGACGGAGCCCTGGAGCTACAGCCGGCATGCCGGCGACCCGCCGCTGGGTTTCTAG
- a CDS encoding polymer-forming cytoskeletal protein, with product MNMTKPSRRLPAGPDPVVGVRPGPGVLGLARGDGRTKEAPEKDSGTEGTLVVGEGIQIKGEIQSCTKLIVEGKVEASLEAVELMVREGGIYHGKAVVKAASIDGNFDGDLTVDGLLTILAGGRVTGALRYRDLKIERGGRLSGDIDLLDGKAVSPPEGQRLEEAAAR from the coding sequence ATGAACATGACGAAACCATCGCGCCGTTTGCCCGCAGGGCCCGATCCCGTGGTGGGCGTGCGTCCGGGGCCGGGCGTCTTGGGCCTGGCAAGAGGCGACGGCAGGACCAAGGAGGCGCCGGAAAAGGATTCTGGCACCGAGGGAACCCTCGTCGTCGGTGAGGGCATTCAGATCAAGGGCGAGATCCAGTCCTGCACCAAGCTGATCGTCGAAGGCAAGGTCGAGGCTTCGCTGGAAGCGGTGGAACTGATGGTGCGCGAGGGAGGGATCTATCACGGCAAGGCGGTGGTGAAAGCTGCCAGCATCGATGGAAACTTCGACGGCGATCTGACAGTCGACGGCCTGCTGACCATTCTCGCGGGTGGGCGGGTAACCGGGGCGCTGCGTTACCGCGATCTGAAGATCGAGCGGGGCGGGCGTCTGAGCGGCGACATCGACCTGCTGGACGGCAAGGCCGTCTCGCCGCCGGAGGGTCAACGTCTCGAAGAAGCCGCGGCGCGCTGA
- a CDS encoding fatty acid desaturase: MDDARPLPPVSPPPASPSGRRAALDRQTLKALSAPSDAKGLRQLAGHLALLALTSASVLWSGGSLWLAPALIAQGIVLVFLFAPLHETIHRTAFRSRRLNDGVAALCGFLLLLPAGYFRAFHLQHHRFTQDPARDPEISGPPLSTRPAYLLHVSGLPYWGERLVTTWRHAMGRTPEPYITSRLRPAIVREARLHLAAYGLAAGAGLLAGGETLLLLWVIPALIGQPVLRLYLLAEHTGCPQIRDMLANSRTTLTAAPLAALCWHMNLHTAHHAYPGLPFHALPAADRLLAPRISLRASGYIAVQREIWRRLTPA, translated from the coding sequence ATGGATGACGCCCGCCCCCTGCCCCCGGTTTCGCCGCCCCCGGCGTCCCCGTCGGGACGACGGGCCGCCCTCGACCGGCAGACCCTGAAAGCGCTCTCGGCGCCGAGCGACGCCAAGGGCTTGCGTCAGCTTGCCGGCCACCTCGCGCTGCTGGCGCTTACCAGCGCCTCGGTGCTGTGGAGCGGTGGCAGCCTATGGCTCGCGCCCGCCCTCATCGCGCAAGGTATCGTGCTGGTGTTCCTCTTCGCCCCACTGCACGAGACCATCCACCGCACCGCCTTCCGCAGCCGCCGCCTGAACGACGGGGTGGCCGCGCTCTGCGGCTTCCTGCTGCTGCTGCCCGCAGGCTATTTCCGCGCCTTCCACCTGCAGCACCATCGCTTCACCCAGGATCCCGCGCGCGACCCGGAGATTTCGGGGCCGCCCTTGTCGACCCGGCCCGCCTATCTTCTCCACGTCTCCGGCCTGCCCTACTGGGGCGAGCGGCTCGTCACCACCTGGCGTCATGCCATGGGCCGGACGCCCGAGCCCTACATCACAAGCAGGCTGCGCCCGGCCATCGTCCGCGAGGCGCGGCTGCACCTGGCCGCCTACGGCCTCGCCGCGGGCGCCGGCCTGCTGGCCGGCGGCGAAACTCTGCTGCTGCTCTGGGTGATTCCGGCCCTCATCGGACAGCCGGTTCTAAGGCTCTATCTGCTGGCGGAGCATACGGGCTGTCCGCAAATCCGCGACATGCTGGCCAACAGCCGGACCACCTTGACCGCCGCTCCGCTGGCGGCCCTGTGCTGGCACATGAACCTGCACACCGCCCACCACGCCTATCCGGGCCTGCCGTTCCACGCCCTGCCCGCCGCCGACCGCCTGCTGGCGCCGCGGATCAGCCTGCGGGCCTCCGGCTACATCGCGGTACAGCGGGAAATCTGGCGCCGCCTGACGCCGGCTTGA
- the fghA gene encoding S-formylglutathione hydrolase, giving the protein MDLTVNSQQRCFEGTQGFYSHASEACGGTMNFAVYQPPQAKGGNKVPLVTYLSGLTCTEANFTEKAGAQRIAAELGVMVLAPDTSPRGAGCPGEDDDYDFGTGAGFYLDATQKPWSDRYRMYSYVTRELPALIAEHFPADMSRQGIMGHSMGGHGALTIHLKNPGTYKSVSAFAPIVAPSQCPWGQKAFLGYLGKDETAWQDYDACALIRKQPSDALLFIDQGVEDPFLSEQLLPDLLVEACEEAGQHFELRMQPDYDHSYYFIQTFIEDHLRHHAKILCG; this is encoded by the coding sequence ATGGATCTTACAGTCAACAGCCAACAGCGCTGCTTCGAGGGGACGCAGGGCTTCTACAGCCACGCTTCGGAAGCCTGCGGCGGCACCATGAATTTCGCGGTCTACCAGCCGCCCCAGGCCAAGGGCGGCAACAAGGTGCCGCTGGTGACTTACCTCTCGGGGCTGACCTGCACCGAGGCGAACTTCACCGAGAAGGCCGGGGCGCAGCGCATCGCCGCGGAACTGGGGGTAATGGTGCTGGCGCCGGACACCTCGCCCCGCGGAGCGGGCTGCCCGGGCGAGGACGACGACTACGACTTCGGGACCGGCGCCGGCTTCTACCTCGACGCCACCCAGAAGCCCTGGTCCGACCGCTACCGCATGTACTCCTACGTCACCCGGGAACTGCCGGCCCTGATCGCGGAGCACTTCCCGGCCGACATGAGCCGCCAGGGCATCATGGGGCATTCCATGGGCGGACATGGCGCGCTGACCATCCACCTGAAGAACCCCGGCACCTACAAGTCGGTCTCGGCCTTCGCGCCCATCGTCGCGCCAAGCCAGTGCCCCTGGGGGCAGAAAGCCTTCCTCGGCTATCTCGGCAAGGACGAGACGGCCTGGCAGGACTACGACGCCTGCGCGTTGATCCGCAAGCAGCCCTCGGACGCCCTGCTGTTCATCGACCAGGGGGTCGAGGACCCCTTCCTCAGCGAGCAGCTGCTGCCGGACCTGCTTGTCGAAGCCTGCGAGGAGGCCGGCCAGCACTTCGAACTGCGCATGCAGCCGGACTACGACCACAGCTATTACTTCATTCAGACCTTCATCGAAGACCATCTGCGCCACCACGCCAAGATCCTCTGCGGATGA
- a CDS encoding S-(hydroxymethyl)glutathione dehydrogenase/class III alcohol dehydrogenase — MDVRAAVAFEAGKPLEVATVQLEGPKEGEVLIEVKATGICHTDAFTLSGEDPEGLFPAILGHEGAGVVVDVGPGVKSLKKGDHVIPLYTPECRQCEYCLNPKTNLCQAIRATQGQGLMPDGTSRFSIDGKPVLHYMGCSTFANYTVLPEIALAKVREDAPFDKICYIGCGVTTGVGAVVNTAKVEPGANVVVFGLGGIGLNVIQGARMVGADKIVGVDLNPARKALGEKFGMTHFVNPKEVDGDVVAHLVELTGGGADYSFECIGNVNTMRQALECCHKGWGVSVIIGVAGAGQEIATRPFQLVTGRVWKGTAFGGARGRTDVPQIVDWYMEGKINIDDLITHTMPLEEINKGFDLMHEGKSIRSVVVY, encoded by the coding sequence ATGGACGTACGGGCTGCGGTGGCTTTCGAAGCGGGCAAACCGCTAGAAGTGGCGACGGTACAGCTGGAGGGCCCCAAAGAAGGAGAAGTCCTGATCGAGGTGAAGGCGACGGGGATCTGCCACACCGACGCCTTCACGCTGTCCGGGGAGGATCCCGAGGGGCTGTTCCCGGCGATCCTGGGCCACGAGGGCGCGGGCGTGGTCGTCGACGTCGGCCCCGGGGTGAAGTCGCTGAAGAAGGGCGATCACGTGATCCCGCTCTACACGCCGGAGTGCCGGCAGTGCGAATACTGCCTCAATCCCAAGACCAATCTCTGCCAGGCGATCCGCGCGACCCAGGGCCAGGGACTGATGCCGGACGGAACGAGCCGATTCTCCATCGACGGCAAGCCGGTGCTGCACTACATGGGCTGCTCGACCTTCGCCAACTACACGGTGCTGCCGGAGATCGCTCTGGCCAAGGTGCGCGAAGACGCGCCCTTCGATAAGATCTGCTACATCGGCTGTGGCGTCACCACGGGCGTGGGCGCGGTGGTGAACACGGCCAAGGTGGAGCCCGGCGCCAACGTCGTGGTCTTCGGCCTTGGCGGCATCGGCCTCAACGTGATCCAGGGTGCCCGCATGGTGGGGGCCGACAAGATCGTCGGCGTCGACCTGAACCCGGCCAGGAAGGCGCTGGGCGAGAAGTTCGGCATGACCCACTTCGTCAACCCCAAGGAAGTCGACGGCGACGTGGTGGCTCACCTGGTGGAGCTGACCGGCGGCGGAGCCGACTACTCCTTCGAGTGCATCGGCAACGTGAACACCATGCGCCAGGCGCTGGAGTGCTGCCACAAGGGCTGGGGCGTGTCGGTGATCATCGGCGTGGCCGGCGCCGGCCAGGAGATCGCCACGCGGCCGTTCCAACTGGTGACGGGACGCGTGTGGAAGGGCACCGCCTTCGGCGGCGCGCGCGGGCGCACCGACGTGCCGCAGATCGTCGACTGGTACATGGAGGGCAAGATCAACATCGACGACCTGATCACCCACACCATGCCTCTGGAGGAGATCAACAAGGGCTTCGACCTCATGCACGAGGGCAAGTCCATCCGCTCCGTCGTCGTTTACTAG